The nucleotide window aatatggcctAGTACCTCAAGTGGATATAAACAGATAAATATTTGAAGAGGAACAATCGTACTTCAAAATTATTTAGTCTCGCTTCCGTCTTAATATTTCAGAGCCTaagtaaataattttgaaattcGATTTTGGCAAATGGAAAAGAAGTTTTTTCATCCATCCATGAATACAAAAATACAATGCATTCGGACTGAGGActtcttaggttatttggttaggtTTAAAAACGGAAAGGGTGCTAATttttgctgaagtcagcaaGTCCCAATTCCATTATATCTCGGACCTTTTCGGGTGGTGGAGTGGATTATTCCAGAACGAACATTGTGGGAAATGCAGCTAGCGCATTTGTGACGTTGGTTACTTGGCCTACACCCCTGCCAAAATAGAATCAAGTGATCATGTTTGCCATTTCAAAAACCTGAAAAAAGGGACAATTTCCCAAAATTATTTCCAGTTTTCTATCTTGCCATTTTCTAAATTATGCACGGAaaaataccaaaatatttgattttacaGTTATGTATAACATTTTGCATACCGTATTTTATTTTACCGCCAACAAGAATATATACTGAATggaaaatactgaaaaataatGTATCTATTTTggaagtcaaaaaaaaaaaaaaaaaattcgttaaCAGGTTGTCTCTATTGTTTCGACAAATATAATATACTTATAATTTCTTGGACCTTGATCTTCTGAATGGTCTGGTTATTAAACAATCTTATTTAGAATGCTTGAGGCTAGAAATAGTATCAATGACGAAGAGCTTCCTTGAGCCGTTTTCCTTAGTCCTTTCAAATTTTATGTCGGAGCAAATTTTGCGAATTTGGGCAATTTTCGCAGAAGTAATTCCCGCTGAAAATTTTTTGGGCTTAAAAATACGAGCAAGCgttccattttttttattccttgTCAAGAAGTTTCTCCTTAAAAAGCGCTAAATTTTAAAGATTTGCGATCGCAAAACGTTgggtttgtaaaaaaataaatctcgGAAGTATATTTCTCATGTTCCCctccaataaaaaaaaatcaacatgaTGAAAAATTGGGGCCagtaaaacataaaatattttgtttgatcGAAAATGTATTTGTTGACTTCTTGTTTAGTTCTATAATGAAGATTGCCATTGAAGGGTGTGCGCACGGCGAATTGAACAAGATCTACGAAAGTGTCCATTACATCGAGAAGCGTGAAGGCATAAAAATCGATCTCTTAATCTGCTGCGGTGACTTCCAATCTGTTCGCAATCATGAAGATATGATCAGCATGGCGGTCCCACCCAAGTACAGGGAGATGAAAGATTTCCCAGATTACTACACTGGCAAGCGAAAAGCCCCTGTGTTAACCCTGTTCATTGGTGGTAACCACGAAGCCGCCCGATATTTATGGGAACTCCCATACGGCGGGTGGGTggcagaaaatatattttacttagGCTTTGCTGGGGTTGTAAATTTTGCAGGGCTAAGAATTGGAGGTTTATCTGGCATCTTTAAACATAAGGATTTCTATAAAGGCCACTTCGAAATACCGCCTTTTAGCGAAGACACTAAACGCTCCTTCTATCACGTTCGAAGTTCTGATGTTGCTAAGCTTAAGTTGTTAGTCGATGATCCCTTTGATATATTTCTTAGTCATGATTGGCCTAAAAGAATATATCACTATGGCGATAGTGAACAGTTGATTAGGTTCAAACCTTTTTTGAAAGACGAAATCAATAGTAATTCTTTAGGTAGCGAAGCTGCTGAGGAATTGCTGAAGTCGTTGAAGCCCACCTATTGGTTCTCTGGACACATGCATGCGAAATTCTCTGCTATTGTGGAGCATTCAACTGGAGGAAGAACAAAATTTTTGGCCTTGGATAAATGCTTGCCGAGGCGAAATTTCCTGCAGATAATTGACGTTGATCAAACTCAACAGGAAGAAATTCCTAGTCTACGCTACGATAAACAATGGGTGTGTGTGTTGCGCGCCACCAAAGACATTTTTAGCAAATCcaacaaacaaacttttttaacgGAACTTTCTGAAGATTATAAACCCAATAGCACGAGTATTGCTGAAGTTGAAGAACTCTGCGATGGAGACTTCTCCATTTTACCATTTTCGAGGTCTGTCGACGGACGGAATGAACAAACTTCATTGTTTTGTGAACGATTTCAACTTTATAATCCGTGTTCCACAGAAAGTGCTATTGTAAACAATGCTAGTGGTAGCAGCCGTTTTGCTTCGACTAATCAGCGTAGACTTAGTTTGCCGAAGCCAGTTAATTTCGAGGAAAGTAAACCGAAACTACAAAGCACCTTAGATGACGAAGATGATTTTAGCGAACTTACAAATCCGAACATATCGTCGAATCCCGACGAAATTAACATCAGCGGCGACGAAACTTCAAGCAGTGACAGTGGCGTAACCAATGACGACAACAACGATTGTGACATGACGAAGGCGTCTTTCATTGAAACGCCGTATAAAACGACGGATGATTCAACTTCGGTGGATTGCAAAGAAAGCGGAATAGCGGATGTTTCTTCGGGTGAAGGGTGCAGTGAAAGCACTTGTGGTACAGATGATAAAGACAGCTGTGGAGAAACTCCAATcccgaaaaaaaagtttaaattagtCCGTCGAAATCAGGAGATCTATACCCCCTCTGATGGTATGGAGTAGCCAACAACTCAACGCTATGTATTGATTAAAACAGCCTCGAATAGCCACTAATTTTAACAAGTTTTCTTATCCGTTTTCCGAGAAAGATAGAAATGTCTCTTGCTTGCGCGTAGCCGGGGagagaaaatttattttctcacGTCATATTGAACACACTCGGTCTACATCTTTTTGTTACGTGCTAGTTAAACCATTTGGGCATGTACCTTGGCTTTCGTAAAGTTTATAATTTAGTATTGACGATATATCGATTGTTTAACAGCCAGTTTTATTCTTTTGTATTTTAACATAGATGTTTATaagttttaacaattttttacgCTTAACAAAATAATAGAGTTAATAATAGTAGTCTAGCTATATTTATTTCCACGGATCCGCCAGTCCTTAAAGTTTCGCCCGTTGTACAAATCGCCTGAATCATTTTATCCTACAATTTTGTCCGCCTGTTAGCATGAAGTAATAAAACTGCGGAGTTCCGAAGTAAAGCTACAGCGTGaccattttgaacacacagaatacggctattattatcaCTACACCAACTTTAACGCCACTGCTTTCAAAATGGCTGTATCTCTATTTCATATTTCTTCGTCTGTAAAAATCTGGTTCTGCGGGGTTTTGCCGGGATTTTCCGAGAAAGCtgcgcgcaaccattttgaata belongs to Hydractinia symbiolongicarpus strain clone_291-10 chromosome 1, HSymV2.1, whole genome shotgun sequence and includes:
- the LOC130643260 gene encoding uncharacterized protein LOC130643260 — encoded protein: MKIAIEGCAHGELNKIYESVHYIEKREGIKIDLLICCGDFQSVRNHEDMISMAVPPKYREMKDFPDYYTGKRKAPVLTLFIGGNHEAARYLWELPYGGWVAENIFYLGFAGVVNFAGLRIGGLSGIFKHKDFYKGHFEIPPFSEDTKRSFYHVRSSDVAKLKLLVDDPFDIFLSHDWPKRIYHYGDSEQLIRFKPFLKDEINSNSLGSEAAEELLKSLKPTYWFSGHMHAKFSAIVEHSTGGRTKFLALDKCLPRRNFLQIIDVDQTQQEEIPSLRYDKQWVCVLRATKDIFSKSNKQTFLTELSEDYKPNSTSIAEVEELCDGDFSILPFSRSVDGRNEQTSLFCERFQLYNPCSTESAIVNNASGSSRFASTNQRRLSLPKPVNFEESKPKLQSTLDDEDDFSELTNPNISSNPDEINISGDETSSSDSGVTNDDNNDCDMTKASFIETPYKTTDDSTSVDCKESGIADVSSGEGCSESTCGTDDKDSCGETPIPKKKFKLVRRNQEIYTPSDGME